DNA sequence from the Montipora foliosa isolate CH-2021 unplaced genomic scaffold, ASM3666993v2 scaffold_404, whole genome shotgun sequence genome:
ATCTGATATTCTGCGAGGTCTCTGTCGAGGTTACCACTCGGCCACCAAAAGAATCTGAGAAAATCTCTTTGTTTATCGGGTACTCGAACCTGGTGAAAGATGGCATCAATATCACCCATAAAGGCGATTGGTTGCTGACGAAATCTTGACAACACGCTAACTAAGCAACTGGTTAGGTCCGGCCCCTAGAGTAATTGGTCATTTAGAGACTTCCCTCCAAATCTGGCACTGCAATCAAAGTTTGGTTTCCTAGGATGGTAGACACCATGATGAGGTATATACCACAGTTGACCTGACTTGGCGGGAGCTCGATCTTCTGGCACCTTTCTAGCAAATCCCTTACCGATGATGTCATTCATAAAATTAACGTAGTCTTCGTAAAATTTGCTGTTTCTTGTAAACTTTCTTTTCAGCCAGCATGCTCTTTGCAACACCTTCTCTCTGTTGTCCGGAAAACACACATCGTCAGAGCGGAAGGGTAGAGGTATCTCGTAGTGGTTGTCATCTGTGCGTCGAATGCTTTGATGGACAATCTTAAGAAATTTCTTGTCTTCTTGTGAGTACTGTCGATTTTTCTCGTCAAATCTTTCGTGCAAGTCTAGTTCGAACATCTTGTTCAAAGCCAGTGGCACaataatttctttaactttgtCCTCTATTGCAAAATGATGGCCAAGGAGCTTCTCTGATCCTACTTCAAAGGCAGCTATTCTATTGCAGTCGACTGTCTGCTGCCCCGTATTGGTCATGAGCAGCGGCCCAACCATTGCCCATCCTGCAAAAGTCTTTAACGCATAGGGACCACCGTTTGCACTCGCTAGGATGTCCATCGGTTCAAGGGCCTTTGGACGGTTTGATCCAATGAGAAGACCGACTTTCGCACCGTGGAGCTTACAGGGCATAAATTCAGCTATCCGGTTGAGGTGTTTCCACCGACGAGTGAGTTCAGGTGATTGCACATCTACTTCGATCGCAGAAATATCTTCTTTGGTGTATGTCTTAGGCAAAGTGATGGCATTTTCACCATTCAGATCCGTAACGGTCAAACCGTTCAAAACCTTAGCGTCATGTAACTTAGTACCGTTCACAGTCCTCACCATCAGCTTCGTGTCGGCACCTTTAACATCCAAGCAGGCTGCTACGTCTTCAAGAACAAAGGTTGTGGTGCTACAACTGTCGAGCATGGCGTAGGTAAGCACTTCAGTTCCGGCGGCTTTTAGTCTGACAGGGACTATAGGTACGGCAGTTACTGGATTCCCTATGCCAACAACACGACAAACGGCCTCCTCAGTTTCAGCATGAGAAGTAGTTAGCACATCGACTGATTGCTCGTTTGAG
Encoded proteins:
- the LOC137988048 gene encoding uncharacterized protein; this translates as MCGKSHDLDDCKEYLKNSLQERREFLKGKELCFACYDGGHRSNGCAQRRTCKTCDRRHPTVLHDDNFRPNQPTISNQNPSNEQSVDVLTTSHAETEEAVCRVVGIGNPVTAVPIVPVRLKAAGTEVLTYAMLDSCSTTTFVLEDVAACLDVKGADTKLMVRTVNGTKLHDAKVLNGLTVTDLNGENAITLPKTYTKEDISAIEVDVQSPELTRRWKHLNRIAEFMPCKLHGAKVGLLIGSNRPKALEPMDILASANGGPYALKTFAGWAMVGPLLMTNTGQQTVDCNRIAAFEVGSEKLLGHHFAIEDKVKEIIVPLALNKMFELDLHERFDEKNRQYSQEDKKFLKIVHQSIRRTDDNHYEIPLPFRSDDVCFPDNREKVLQRACWLKRKFTRNSKFYEDYVNFMNDIIGKGFARKVPEDRAPAKSGQLWYIPHHGVYHPRKPNFDCSARFGGKSLNDQLL